A stretch of Xanthocytophaga agilis DNA encodes these proteins:
- a CDS encoding PAS domain-containing sensor histidine kinase, translating into MSHFHTFDFFLRNFFGHPIPSQKRAGNQFRTIITFQFTLVCTGVFLLAAILDFIVAEYMLGYAILMGLCIFLWILCVQDEGYYTFTSTLSILIINALIFVHDARYGIQAGVYFFYFPLVFAIFSTFSYKNKLFIICHLLVTIAGWGVMELTYHSLYYSKKHGYETLHGLFIFCMVTSLCITIVFVYLILQQIRTSSIVHEQEKLKSVLDSNNQMLMLINKERKIELFNRRFFDYCQTVYGNTLQIGGNYPDYGNPQNREMEADALDKAFSGQTIQKDMLVMMGNVPTWMSLNFVPVVNKRGEIHNVAFSVLDISERKNYEKNLSETNAILTKLNHELDHFIYRSSHDMRAPLASVLGLVELFQTEEDESEREEYIAMIGKSVHKLDQLLIDITQYAKNRKLEIRNQPLYFSEIVNELIESLRFAKNAQSIDFKVTIIQDKAFYSDEERVRSVIGNLLSNAVRYRSLQVASFVEITVVVNDDKAKITITDNGIGIEPEYLSRIFDMFFKVSHKSVGSGLGLYIVKETVTALGGSIHVKSVVGLGTTFIVELR; encoded by the coding sequence ATGTCTCATTTTCATACATTTGATTTCTTCCTGAGAAATTTCTTTGGACATCCTATTCCTTCACAGAAGCGAGCAGGTAACCAATTCAGAACCATTATAACATTTCAGTTTACTTTAGTTTGTACAGGTGTTTTCTTACTAGCTGCTATTCTTGATTTTATAGTTGCCGAATATATGTTGGGATATGCAATCCTGATGGGCCTTTGTATTTTTTTATGGATTTTGTGTGTTCAGGATGAAGGGTATTATACCTTTACTTCGACATTATCTATTCTGATTATTAACGCACTTATTTTTGTACATGATGCTCGGTATGGTATACAGGCTGGCGTATATTTCTTTTATTTTCCATTGGTATTTGCAATCTTTTCCACCTTTTCCTATAAAAATAAACTCTTTATAATTTGCCATCTGCTAGTCACAATTGCAGGATGGGGAGTAATGGAATTGACATACCATTCACTCTATTATTCAAAAAAACATGGTTATGAAACGCTGCACGGACTTTTTATTTTTTGCATGGTTACATCATTGTGTATTACAATCGTATTTGTGTATTTGATCCTGCAACAAATACGGACGAGTTCTATCGTACATGAGCAGGAAAAGCTAAAATCAGTCTTGGATAGTAACAATCAGATGTTGATGCTGATTAACAAGGAGAGGAAGATAGAACTTTTTAATCGGCGGTTTTTTGATTATTGTCAAACTGTATATGGAAACACGTTGCAGATAGGAGGTAATTATCCAGATTATGGAAATCCACAAAATCGGGAAATGGAAGCAGATGCTTTGGATAAAGCATTTTCTGGCCAGACTATTCAAAAAGATATGTTGGTGATGATGGGAAATGTTCCTACCTGGATGAGTTTGAATTTTGTTCCTGTTGTAAACAAAAGAGGCGAAATACATAATGTAGCCTTTTCTGTTTTAGATATTTCTGAGCGTAAAAACTATGAAAAAAATCTTAGTGAGACAAATGCGATTCTTACCAAGTTAAATCATGAACTGGATCATTTTATCTATCGGTCTTCACATGATATGCGAGCTCCGCTAGCATCTGTATTGGGGTTGGTCGAATTATTTCAGACGGAGGAAGATGAATCAGAACGGGAGGAGTATATAGCAATGATTGGTAAGAGTGTACATAAGTTAGATCAGTTATTAATTGACATTACTCAATACGCCAAGAATAGAAAACTTGAAATCAGAAATCAGCCATTGTATTTTTCAGAAATAGTTAATGAATTAATAGAGTCATTGCGATTTGCTAAAAATGCACAAAGTATTGACTTTAAAGTAACTATTATCCAGGATAAAGCCTTCTATAGTGATGAAGAAAGAGTGAGGTCAGTGATTGGTAATCTGTTGTCTAATGCTGTACGGTATCGTTCCTTACAAGTGGCCTCTTTTGTAGAAATAACAGTTGTTGTCAATGATGATAAGGCAAAGATTACTATTACTGATAATGGTATTGGAATAGAACCAGAATATCTGAGCCGGATTTTTGATATGTTTTTTAAGGTTTCTCACAAATCAGTGGGATCTGGACTAGGCCTTTACATTGTAAAGGAAACAGTGACTGCTTTAGGTGGCTCTATACATGTGAAATCCGTAGTTGGATTGGGAACAACATTTATAGTTGAATTAAGATAG